GCTCTATTTAAACCCAAACTTGTGTCACAATCAATGCTTTGGCTCCTGTTTTCAATAATGTAGCTATAGGGAATTTGAGGATAAGCAACGATGGGATCAAAAACGCCCGTAGGATAACTAAGGCAAATGTTTAACCTATCTTTTGGTTGATCGAGAACAATCGAATTAATAATCGAACCGCAAGCTGTATTTTTGCTAATTTTAGTTACAACAAAACCATTGGGTACATTTGGAATAGTAGTTGTCCCAAATCCTCCTAAGGGATAAGCAGTGCAGACTTCTATGCCAGGAAGTGGCTGCTTGATTGTAAGTGTGGCATCATCAAGGGAACTGCAAGCAGAGGTAGTGGATTTACTGGTTACAACATAGTTACTAGGTACTAAAGCTCCTTTAGTTCCACCAGTAGGCAATATATAGTAGGAGCATATCTTTAAATCATTCCTGGGTGTGTCAATTACAACTGCATTCTCGCCAGTTGTACCACATGAGGCTGTGGTGTTACCAGTAATGACATAACCATTAGGTAAATTCGGAAGAACTGTACTCCATCCTATCCTGTAAGATTTGCACATTTTCAGACCTGGTTGTGCAGGAGCGATCTGAAGCTGTTGACTGCCATCACAGGATGGCCAATCTGTAGCCGCGATGACTATATAATTATTGGGTATCTGTTGCTGCGAACAAATCGTAAGTGTCTGTGCATTAACTTCCTGCTTGCCTAATAGAATACTGCTAATGAAGAACATGAAATAGACAAGATACCTTGCATTCCCTTTCACTAAAATAGTGTATATGAAATAACGCATATTATATTTCTAAAATGTTGAATTAATTCCTTTGCTTTTCATTTTTGACAACGCTTAATCCGGTAACAAGTATTTTATAGTGCTTTTTACTAAAAAAGTAAATATTATACATAGATATTTTATCTATTTTTAGTTGTAACTTTATAAGCGGGCATCACAGACAAGGGAATGTAACCACCACTGATTAAATAGATGTGCGATCGCTTACTGTGGGCTTGATATCGGAAGTGCGATCGCAAACTCTGCTCCCTGTCCCAAAACAGAATTAACTTCAATCTTTCCTCCATGACGCTCAACGACAAGTAGCTAATTTTTAGTGGTTAGTTTTTAGTCGCTGCTCTCGGTAGAGCCACGAGTTATTCACTAACCATTAACCATGAAAAACTAATAATCAACAACCAATGACCTTCCAAGCTCTAAGCCGCATCTGTCTGTTGTAGCACAAAGTCGAACTCGGCTGTATAGAAAGGTTTGCTTTGATTGTATGCGTTGAGTTTGTCGAGTGTCTCATGTTTTTGCAGCTTAATGATGGCAGATCTGACCGCGAACGTTGTATCTGAATCGAGGTGCGGATCTCCATCAATATGAATTTGTGTAGTCAGGGGTATATAGCCTGCAGCACTCAACTTAAAATGGATATGGGCTGCTCGTTGGGTATGTCGTCCCAAAAGCTGCAGCAGCTCACCGCACGGTCCGCTTGATGGGATAGTGTACCCTATTGGCACAACCGTTTCAAATGCGTAAGAGCCGTCCGAATTGGTTCTGAAACGACCTCGAAAGTTACCCTTTGCCTGGGATGCATCATGAAGGTCATAGAGTCCCTTTGAATTTGACTGCCAGACATCAAGAAGCGCATTGGCAATTGGTTTGTTGTTCAGGTCTAAGACGCGTCCTGATAGGAAGAGCGTATTGCCGTCGCGATCAATTCCGAGGCGATCGCCCATGTTGCGCTCTGGCGCATCCGCTACATAGACAGGACCCTCCAGATTACTTTCAGTAGCTGTGCTACTCTTGTTATGCAATAGAACCACTAGCTCTGAGATTCCCAGCAAGTCGAGCAGCATATGAATTTCCCCATTCGGTATCTCTTTTGTGTAGCGATCTGCCCGAATGAGAAAATCGCGCAAGAGCGATAACTCCTGTTCCGTCAGATTCACCTCCTGCACGAAGGCGTGCAGATGTCGAATAAGGCTGGTATAAATCTCGTAAAGGCGTGCATGAGTCTTGCCTTGATCACCGTGCTCAATCACGGCTTGAGTAATACTTTCGAGAGTAATGTTTCTCATCTTTATCTGCTTTAAGTACTTTAATTTTATCAAACGAAGTTTGAGCTTGTTGCAACACGAATTGTGCCAACTGTTCCATCAACTCAAACTCGGCACAAAGAAGAGCTGCTTCGGCTGCTTCTTCGTGCAGTTTTAATGTCAAGTTATAGTGTGTTTGCCAAGAGTCAGCAGACAACAGAGCGATCCCAACTGTAAAATACTTAAGTGCTGGTTCATAAGCCGCAGCCGCCTTGGCTTTTCGTCCCGCCATTAAATTCAGTTGCGCTAAATTTTATTTAGCGGTGTTGGCTCAAAATAGTGTTCGCGCAATACCCGACGCATTACCTTATTGGAAGCAGTGCGTGGCAAGGTATCAACAATCACAAGGTCGTGAATCTTGAATAGGGGATTGAGACGTTGCTTAATTGCTGCTTGTAAAGATATCATCAGCGCTGCTTTATCTTGTTGAACCTCCGGTGCAACGACCGCATAGATTACTAATCGGCTCGGTCCTCCTTGTGAAGGAGAAACTGCGATCGCAACACTTTCACAAATTTCTGGTTCACCATTCAGAACTTGTTCAATCTCAGCCGAACTAACTTTAATACCGCCCAGGTTCATGGTATCATCTACCCGACCTTGAGCGCTGTAGTAGCCGTTAGGTAACCTTTCTATTTGGTCGCCATGACGGCGTAGAGGAATGGCGGAGGAGAGAACAGGAGTCTTTGCGAAGTAAACTTGGTGATGGTCTTTGTTCAATAACTGAGTAGACAACCCAATTGATGGAGGTACGATAAACGCCTCGCCTTTGTTAGCAGAATTTCCTTCTGTGTCAAGAATAACAAAGTCCAATCCCAAAGCAGGTGTGGTAAAAGTTGAAGGTACACAAGGCTGTACTAAAGTTCCAGTCATATAGCCTCCACCGATTTCTGTACCCCCGCAGTATTCAATAACGGGTTTATATCCAGCCAGGGACATTAAATACAGCATATCTTGAGGCTTAGAACACTCACCTGTCGAACTAAAAGCTTTTATAGCACTCCAGTCCAGCCCTTGCATGCAAGCAGTC
This genomic interval from Scytonema hofmannii PCC 7110 contains the following:
- a CDS encoding dioxygenase, which produces MRNITLESITQAVIEHGDQGKTHARLYEIYTSLIRHLHAFVQEVNLTEQELSLLRDFLIRADRYTKEIPNGEIHMLLDLLGISELVVLLHNKSSTATESNLEGPVYVADAPERNMGDRLGIDRDGNTLFLSGRVLDLNNKPIANALLDVWQSNSKGLYDLHDASQAKGNFRGRFRTNSDGSYAFETVVPIGYTIPSSGPCGELLQLLGRHTQRAAHIHFKLSAAGYIPLTTQIHIDGDPHLDSDTTFAVRSAIIKLQKHETLDKLNAYNQSKPFYTAEFDFVLQQTDAA